The following coding sequences lie in one Treponema sp. OMZ 790 genomic window:
- a CDS encoding SUMF1/EgtB/PvdO family nonheme iron enzyme, translating to MKKLFTVLFAAGLLIGTMNAAAADKTGMGRALLGISPGKKEITVTAITADGSPVQVEGCTVTELPSDEETILTATGTKVVLKGNITELDCSSNELTALDVRGLTALQTLYCDNNLLTSIDLHGLTALQTLYCDNNRLSSLDVRHLTALQWLKCYNNQLSVLHVQDLTSLRLLYCNDNRLTSLNLHGLSGLWFLHCDNNQLTSLDLKGLTALRWLKCRDNQLTTLNVQGLTSLQVLECDSNRLISLNLHGLSGLQVLNCDNNQLTSLDLKGVTALQTLYCYNNRLTVLDIHGLSGLAGLYCSRNRLKEHALIQIINSLPERRTDEETEAVFYTEEDNRSEGNYTDWKSSIGLQAAIKTARAKNWTLYKQVGGEDFEELEVTEESERGTGFGGAAVPIDKTYTVKGVSFTMKGITAVTDAVLGDNSMEDNQEHSVNLSAYYIGETEVTQELWKAVMGNNPTLRTDSLKNPVEQVSWFDCIAFCNELTKKVSKLGESQCVYYSDDTYTAVYTVTDAGNSMVPHMKQEAKGFRLPTEAEWEWAAKGGKEYRWAGTDSEDELENYAWYADNSDYKAHEVKRKEANGYGLYDMSGNVVEWCWDWYDDSIPADGHTDPKGVSSGSLRVIRGGGWLTGTVYAARAVRGSNLPGDRYASLGLRVAYSVGR from the coding sequence ATGAAAAAACTTTTTACGGTGCTGTTTGCCGCAGGATTGCTGATAGGCACGATGAATGCGGCGGCGGCTGATAAGACAGGCATGGGACGGGCACTACTCGGTATAAGCCCCGGCAAAAAAGAGATAACTGTGACGGCGATAACAGCAGACGGTTCGCCCGTACAGGTAGAAGGCTGCACGGTGACGGAATTACCGAGCGATGAAGAAACAATCCTCACAGCAACGGGAACAAAGGTTGTACTCAAAGGAAACATTACCGAGCTGGACTGCAGCTCCAATGAACTTACCGCGCTCGATGTTCGCGGCTTAACTGCATTACAGACACTGTACTGTGACAATAATCTGCTTACCTCGATTGATCTTCACGGATTGACCGCTTTACAGACACTGTACTGTGACAATAACCGGCTTTCCTCCCTTGATGTACGGCACCTTACCGCTTTACAGTGGCTGAAGTGCTACAATAATCAACTCTCCGTACTCCATGTGCAGGACTTGACTTCTTTACGGTTGCTATACTGCAATGACAATCGGCTCACTTCACTGAATCTGCACGGTTTATCCGGCTTATGGTTTCTACATTGCGATAATAATCAGCTTACCTCACTCGATCTAAAGGGGCTTACCGCTTTACGGTGGCTGAAGTGCCGCGATAATCAGCTCACCACGCTCAATGTGCAGGGTTTGACTTCTTTACAGGTGCTGGAGTGCGACAGCAATCGGCTTATTTCACTGAATCTGCACGGTTTATCCGGTTTACAGGTGCTGAACTGCGATAATAATCAGCTCACCTCGCTCGATCTAAAGGGGGTAACTGCATTACAGACACTGTACTGTTACAATAACCGGCTTACTGTTCTTGATATACACGGCTTGAGCGGGTTAGCAGGCCTGTATTGCTCCCGTAACCGCTTAAAAGAACACGCGCTGATACAGATTATCAACAGTTTGCCCGAGCGCAGAACGGATGAAGAAACCGAAGCAGTCTTTTACACGGAAGAGGATAATCGGAGTGAAGGAAACTATACGGATTGGAAGTCTTCTATCGGTCTCCAAGCAGCAATAAAAACTGCAAGAGCAAAAAACTGGACGCTTTATAAACAGGTTGGCGGAGAAGATTTTGAAGAGCTTGAGGTGACGGAGGAATCGGAGCGCGGTACAGGCTTCGGTGGCGCCGCCGTTCCAATCGATAAGACCTACACGGTAAAAGGCGTGAGCTTTACGATGAAAGGGATTACCGCCGTAACGGACGCCGTACTGGGTGATAATAGCATGGAGGATAACCAAGAACACTCGGTAAACCTGTCAGCGTATTATATAGGAGAGACGGAAGTAACGCAGGAGCTGTGGAAAGCGGTGATGGGGAATAATCCGACTCTTCGTACCGATTCGCTCAAAAATCCGGTAGAGCAGGTAAGCTGGTTTGATTGTATTGCCTTTTGCAACGAACTGACGAAGAAAGTATCGAAGTTAGGTGAAAGTCAGTGCGTATATTACAGCGATGACACTTATACTGCCGTATATACTGTAACGGATGCCGGTAACAGTATGGTTCCCCATATGAAGCAGGAGGCAAAAGGCTTTCGGCTGCCGACGGAGGCTGAATGGGAATGGGCAGCGAAGGGAGGTAAAGAGTACCGATGGGCGGGAACGGACAGCGAGGACGAACTTGAAAACTATGCATGGTACGCTGATAACAGCGATTATAAGGCGCATGAAGTAAAACGAAAAGAGGCGAACGGGTACGGTTTATACGACATGAGCGGGAACGTAGTGGAGTGGTGCTGGGACTGGTATGACGATAGTATCCCTGCCGATGGGCATACTGATCCGAAAGGAGTATCGTCCGGTTCTCTCCGCGTTATTCGCGGCGGCGGTTGGCTCACCGGTACTGTGTACGCCGCTCGTGCGGTTCGAGGTTCTAATCTCCCCGGTGATCGCTACGCCTCTCTCGGTTTGCGTGTGGCGTACAGCGTTGGGAGATAA
- a CDS encoding leucine-rich repeat domain-containing protein, with protein MKKLLITLLFAAGLLTACTTATHTAKKRENTGKAILGISPGKKEITVQAVTADGSPVQVEGCTVTELPSDEETILTATGTKVVLKGNITELDCSSNELTALDVRGLTALQTLYCDNNLLTSIDLHGLTALQTLYCDNNRLSSLDVRHLTALQWLKCYNNQLSVLHVQDLTSLRLLYCDDNRLTSLNLHGLSGLWFLHCDNNQLTALNVQGLTSLQVLNCDNNQLTTLNVQGLASLWFLRCHDNQLTSLNVHGLTALAVLDCSENQLTSLNVQGLTALRELNCSDNQLTSVNVQSLSALDELYCYNNQLTSLDMHGLTALRELFCSFNQLTSLNVHGLTALEWLDCSENQLTSLNVQGLTALRYLSCRHNQLKTLNLKGLTALRELWCSGNQLAALDMRGINTLQILGCSNNKLTAIELPAVNVLQELECYDNRLNEKAFIRIFTALPDRKQNEAGKACIYRERNDVPEKNVTDFTSSAELKTAFEAAQAKNWIFYKRYTNRMYEKI; from the coding sequence ATGAAAAAACTGTTAATCACATTGCTGTTTGCAGCGGGACTGTTGACAGCCTGCACTACGGCGACGCATACGGCAAAGAAACGCGAAAATACAGGAAAGGCAATACTCGGTATAAGCCCCGGCAAAAAAGAGATAACCGTACAGGCGGTAACGGCAGACGGCTCGCCCGTACAGGTAGAAGGCTGCACGGTGACGGAATTACCGAGCGATGAAGAAACAATCCTCACAGCAACGGGAACAAAGGTTGTACTCAAAGGAAACATTACCGAGCTGGACTGCAGCTCCAATGAACTTACCGCGCTCGATGTTCGCGGCTTAACTGCCTTACAGACACTGTACTGTGACAATAATCTGCTTACCTCGATTGATCTTCACGGATTGACCGCTTTACAGACACTGTACTGTGACAATAACCGGCTTTCCTCCCTTGATGTACGGCACCTTACCGCTTTACAGTGGCTGAAGTGCTACAATAATCAACTCTCCGTACTCCATGTGCAGGACTTGACTTCTTTACGGTTGCTATACTGCGATGACAATCGGCTCACTTCACTGAATCTGCACGGTTTATCCGGTTTATGGTTTCTACATTGCGATAATAATCAGCTCACCGCACTCAATGTGCAGGGCTTGACTTCTTTACAGGTGCTGAACTGCGATAATAATCAGCTCACCACGCTCAATGTGCAGGGCTTGGCTTCTTTATGGTTCCTGCGCTGCCATGATAATCAGCTTACCTCACTCAATGTACATGGCTTAACGGCTTTGGCTGTGCTTGACTGTTCCGAAAATCAGCTCACATCACTCAATGTGCAAGGTTTGACCGCTTTACGGGAGCTGAACTGTTCCGATAATCAGCTTACTTCAGTTAACGTGCAGAGTTTGAGTGCTTTAGATGAATTGTACTGTTATAACAATCAGCTTACTTCGCTTGACATGCACGGTTTGACTGCTTTACGGGAATTGTTCTGCTCTTTCAATCAGCTGACCTCTCTTAATGTACATGGCTTAACGGCTTTGGAGTGGCTGGATTGTTCCGAAAATCAGCTTACCTCACTCAATGTGCAAGGTTTGACCGCTTTACGGTATTTGTCTTGCCGTCATAATCAACTTAAAACACTTAACCTAAAAGGCTTGACCGCTTTACGCGAACTGTGGTGTTCCGGCAATCAACTTGCCGCCCTCGATATGCGCGGCATAAACACTTTGCAAATACTGGGCTGCTCAAACAATAAACTTACAGCCATCGAATTACCGGCGGTAAACGTTTTACAGGAACTGGAGTGTTACGATAACCGCTTAAACGAAAAAGCCTTTATACGGATATTCACCGCTTTGCCTGACAGAAAACAAAACGAAGCGGGCAAAGCCTGTATATATCGTGAAAGAAACGATGTTCCGGAAAAAAATGTAACGGACTTTACTTCTTCCGCCGAATTGAAAACCGCTTTTGAAGCCGCACAAGCAAAAAACTGGATATTTTATAAGCGGTATACAAACAGAATGTATGAAAAGATCTAG
- a CDS encoding head GIN domain-containing protein, producing the protein MKKITVIMGIFCILTLANCVSAKTVSGNTRVETRTFDLKDFDSIAFYLPSSEADIIQGDEYKVEISLDSNLFEFVDISVQQLEKKLTLIQKRNTQLKPSLFKISVTMPILKSLSIAGITKTAVSGFHNENQPLSLNISGISSITADVSASTIKADISGIGNINLKAKSKKCLFTISGSGEMTADINSTDTDSTISGRGDLYLKGKTEKCSFTVSGSAKIKAFDLETEEAVCTISGLGKVEINAKNRLEADVSGSGTVRYAGNPQHINLHSSGMGSIKKIE; encoded by the coding sequence ATGAAAAAAATTACCGTAATTATGGGTATTTTTTGTATACTCACTTTAGCAAACTGTGTTTCGGCTAAAACCGTTTCGGGGAATACAAGGGTTGAAACCCGTACCTTTGATCTAAAAGATTTTGATTCCATAGCCTTTTACCTTCCTTCTTCGGAAGCCGATATCATTCAAGGAGATGAATATAAGGTCGAAATATCGCTTGATTCAAATTTATTCGAATTTGTCGATATATCCGTTCAACAACTTGAAAAAAAACTTACACTTATACAAAAACGCAATACCCAATTAAAGCCGAGTCTTTTTAAAATATCCGTTACCATGCCTATCCTTAAAAGCTTATCGATAGCGGGTATTACAAAGACTGCCGTGTCAGGCTTTCACAATGAAAACCAACCCCTATCCTTAAACATAAGCGGTATAAGTTCTATAACGGCAGATGTAAGTGCAAGTACTATAAAGGCAGATATTTCGGGCATAGGAAATATTAACTTAAAAGCCAAGTCTAAAAAATGCCTTTTTACTATTTCGGGTTCCGGTGAAATGACAGCCGATATAAATTCCACCGATACAGACAGTACGATATCCGGCAGAGGTGATTTGTATTTAAAGGGTAAAACGGAAAAATGCAGCTTTACCGTTTCGGGTTCGGCTAAAATAAAGGCTTTTGATTTGGAAACGGAAGAAGCCGTTTGCACGATTTCAGGTCTGGGTAAGGTTGAAATAAATGCCAAAAACCGGCTTGAAGCAGATGTGTCCGGTTCAGGCACTGTCCGCTATGCCGGAAATCCTCAACATATTAATCTACATTCTTCCGGTATGGGAAGCATAAAGAAAATTGAATAA
- the accB gene encoding acetyl-CoA carboxylase biotin carboxyl carrier protein gives MKEDFILKVIEKFEKGDTVFLQIKQDDCELVLKKEGAFPKKEVAAQAGAQTAYPMPLAMPAAFQAGFQGVPQTAAAGVQVPVPQPASPVAEAPAQAAPASSSAGLIEVKSPIVGTFYRAPSPDSPPYVEKGGSVKKGQPLCVLEAMKMMNTLECEHDGIIEEILVSNGELVEFDQVLFKIKAK, from the coding sequence ATGAAAGAAGATTTTATTTTAAAGGTGATAGAAAAGTTTGAAAAAGGCGATACAGTGTTCTTGCAGATAAAGCAGGACGACTGCGAGCTTGTATTAAAAAAGGAAGGAGCCTTTCCTAAAAAGGAAGTTGCAGCTCAGGCAGGAGCACAGACTGCCTATCCCATGCCTTTGGCTATGCCGGCAGCTTTCCAAGCAGGTTTTCAGGGCGTGCCTCAGACCGCTGCTGCCGGAGTTCAAGTACCGGTACCTCAGCCGGCAAGCCCCGTTGCAGAGGCTCCGGCCCAAGCCGCCCCTGCATCTTCATCGGCCGGCCTAATCGAGGTAAAAAGCCCCATAGTCGGAACCTTTTACAGGGCTCCGTCTCCCGATTCTCCGCCCTATGTCGAAAAAGGCGGCTCGGTAAAAAAAGGTCAACCCCTTTGCGTGCTTGAGGCAATGAAGATGATGAACACCCTCGAATGCGAACATGACGGAATTATCGAAGAAATCTTGGTTTCAAACGGAGAGCTTGTCGAATTCGATCAGGTCTTGTTCAAGATAAAGGCTAAGTAG
- a CDS encoding acetyl/propionyl/methylcrotonyl-CoA carboxylase subunit alpha produces the protein MIKKILIANRGEIAVRVIRSCREMGIKTVAVYSTADKDCLHVLLADEAVCIGPPPSAKSYLNKEALITAALCTSCEAVHPGVGFLSENASFAREVENSGLFWIGPKPDTIEMLGDKVRARETAVKSGLPVTPGSDGAVKELAEAKKTAEKCGYPVIIKAASGGGGKGMRIVYKESELAENLKIASAEAEANFADGTVYIEKYLVDPRHVELQILGNGKGAVSILGERDCSVQKNHQKLIEESPSPAVSEEMREAMCKGAVSLFSSLKYRGAGTIEFLVSGNNFYFMEVNARIQVEHPVSEMITGTDIIAEQIRVCTGENMKFAQGILPAKGWAIEARINARSPGLIKNLTVPGGNGVRFDSFLYQGYSVVPFYDSMTAKLIVHGADRANAIQKLLCALDELKIEGITCNIEEQKIILNSKKFKSGVFGTGLYEELFGSK, from the coding sequence ATGATAAAAAAAATACTTATCGCCAACAGGGGCGAGATTGCCGTAAGGGTAATCCGCTCCTGCCGCGAAATGGGAATAAAAACCGTCGCAGTTTACTCCACGGCGGACAAGGACTGCCTCCATGTTCTTTTGGCTGATGAGGCTGTCTGCATAGGCCCGCCCCCGTCGGCTAAAAGCTACCTCAACAAGGAAGCCCTTATCACGGCAGCCCTCTGTACTTCCTGCGAGGCCGTTCATCCGGGAGTAGGCTTTTTATCGGAAAACGCAAGTTTCGCCCGCGAGGTAGAAAACTCAGGGCTTTTTTGGATAGGCCCTAAACCCGACACAATCGAAATGCTGGGCGACAAGGTAAGGGCCCGCGAAACTGCCGTAAAAAGCGGCCTTCCCGTAACCCCCGGCTCGGATGGAGCCGTAAAAGAACTCGCCGAAGCCAAAAAAACTGCCGAAAAATGCGGTTACCCCGTCATCATCAAGGCAGCCTCAGGCGGCGGCGGAAAGGGAATGCGTATCGTTTATAAGGAATCGGAGCTGGCAGAAAACCTAAAAATCGCTTCCGCAGAAGCCGAGGCCAACTTTGCAGACGGCACGGTTTATATCGAAAAATACCTCGTAGATCCGCGCCATGTCGAGCTTCAAATCCTAGGCAACGGAAAGGGAGCCGTTTCCATCCTGGGCGAAAGGGACTGCTCCGTTCAAAAAAATCATCAAAAGCTGATAGAAGAAAGCCCCTCCCCCGCCGTAAGCGAGGAAATGCGCGAAGCCATGTGTAAGGGAGCCGTCAGCCTCTTTTCTTCTCTTAAATACCGCGGGGCAGGCACAATCGAGTTTCTTGTATCGGGCAACAATTTCTACTTTATGGAGGTAAACGCCCGAATTCAGGTCGAGCACCCCGTTTCGGAGATGATTACAGGCACCGATATAATTGCAGAGCAAATCCGCGTTTGTACAGGCGAGAACATGAAATTTGCCCAAGGCATCCTGCCTGCCAAGGGCTGGGCCATCGAAGCCAGAATAAACGCCCGCTCTCCCGGCCTTATCAAAAACTTGACGGTTCCCGGCGGAAACGGTGTACGCTTTGACAGCTTTTTATATCAGGGCTACTCGGTTGTTCCCTTTTACGATTCGATGACGGCTAAGCTCATCGTTCACGGGGCAGACAGGGCTAACGCCATTCAAAAATTGCTTTGTGCCCTGGACGAGCTTAAAATTGAAGGCATCACCTGCAATATCGAAGAGCAAAAGATTATACTTAACTCAAAAAAGTTCAAATCCGGTGTTTTCGGTACCGGGCTCTATGAAGAGCTTTTTGGAAGTAAATAA
- the accD gene encoding acetyl-CoA carboxylase, carboxyltransferase subunit beta, with protein MDCPSCKVSYDEEVFTDNLMVCPHCNCHLRIEPRQRIPYLTDENSFQELYANLKTCNPIEMEGYEEKISAAEEKAALNEAVITGSCKIKGREALLALMSFHFMGGSMGSVVGEKISRLMLKGAAERIPVIIYATSGGARMQEGLFSLMQMAKTSSAAAELDEKGVPLFIMLCDPTTGGVTASFAMLGDITAAEPGALIGFAGPRVIEGTIRQQLPEGFQRAEFQMEKGFVDCIVPRQEQRQFFARMIDAHSLGLKEASKKKKA; from the coding sequence ATGGATTGTCCTAGTTGTAAAGTATCATATGATGAAGAGGTTTTTACAGATAACCTGATGGTCTGCCCTCATTGTAATTGCCATTTACGCATAGAGCCTAGGCAGAGGATTCCTTATCTGACGGATGAGAATTCCTTTCAGGAGCTGTATGCAAACTTGAAAACCTGTAACCCCATCGAAATGGAAGGCTATGAAGAAAAAATATCGGCCGCCGAAGAAAAGGCAGCCTTAAACGAGGCCGTAATTACGGGTTCCTGCAAGATTAAGGGGAGGGAGGCCCTTTTGGCCCTTATGTCCTTTCACTTTATGGGAGGCTCGATGGGCTCGGTTGTAGGGGAGAAGATTTCACGGCTTATGTTAAAGGGTGCGGCCGAAAGAATCCCCGTAATTATCTATGCAACCTCAGGCGGAGCCCGAATGCAGGAAGGGCTTTTTTCGCTTATGCAGATGGCCAAGACCTCAAGTGCAGCCGCCGAGTTGGATGAAAAGGGTGTTCCTCTTTTTATAATGCTCTGCGATCCGACCACGGGAGGCGTTACGGCAAGTTTTGCCATGCTCGGCGACATAACGGCAGCAGAACCGGGAGCCCTCATCGGCTTTGCAGGCCCCAGAGTTATCGAAGGCACCATCCGCCAGCAGCTCCCCGAAGGTTTTCAGCGTGCCGAATTTCAGATGGAAAAGGGCTTTGTAGACTGTATAGTACCGCGTCAAGAACAAAGGCAGTTTTTTGCCCGCATGATTGATGCTCACAGCCTCGGCCTAAAAGAAGCCTCTAAAAAGAAAAAGGCCTAA
- a CDS encoding acetyl-CoA carboxylase carboxyltransferase subunit alpha, with the protein MSNTDQTNLLNNLKDIAQKAGLDISEELAKINAKLESSTALSKTWERVELARHSDRPRTLDYINLIFDNFTELHGDRFFGDDPAMIGGISFIDGMPVTVIGTQKGRNLRETIDRNGGMANPEGYRKAMRLAKQAEKFKRPIITFIDTQGAYPGLGAEERGIGEAIAFNLREFSRLKTPIICIIIGEGGSGGALGIGVGDKIYMLENAIFSVISPEGCASILLRDSSRAKDAAAMLKITSQEVLDLKVINGIIPEPEKGAHTDPKKTADAIKEQILKDLADLTKRDPAVLVKYRSKKIRSIGKYSE; encoded by the coding sequence ATGAGCAATACGGATCAAACTAATTTATTAAATAATTTAAAAGATATAGCCCAAAAGGCGGGGCTTGATATAAGCGAAGAGCTTGCAAAGATAAACGCTAAACTTGAAAGTTCAACGGCTCTTTCAAAAACATGGGAAAGGGTTGAGCTTGCCCGCCATAGCGACAGGCCCAGAACCTTGGACTACATCAATTTGATTTTCGATAATTTTACCGAGCTCCACGGAGACCGCTTTTTCGGCGATGACCCTGCCATGATAGGCGGAATAAGCTTTATCGACGGAATGCCGGTTACGGTAATCGGCACCCAGAAGGGAAGAAACTTGCGCGAAACCATCGACAGGAACGGAGGTATGGCAAACCCGGAAGGCTACCGCAAAGCAATGCGCCTTGCAAAACAGGCCGAAAAGTTCAAAAGACCGATTATAACCTTTATCGATACCCAAGGGGCCTATCCCGGCCTTGGAGCCGAAGAAAGAGGAATCGGAGAAGCCATCGCCTTTAACTTGCGGGAATTCAGCCGCCTAAAGACTCCCATAATCTGCATAATCATAGGCGAAGGAGGTTCCGGCGGAGCCCTCGGCATAGGAGTCGGAGACAAGATTTACATGCTTGAAAACGCCATCTTCTCGGTTATATCCCCTGAAGGCTGCGCTTCAATTCTATTGAGGGATTCAAGCAGGGCAAAGGATGCAGCCGCCATGCTTAAAATTACCAGCCAAGAAGTTCTTGATCTAAAGGTAATTAACGGCATCATCCCCGAACCCGAAAAAGGAGCTCACACCGATCCCAAAAAAACAGCCGATGCTATAAAGGAGCAAATCCTAAAGGATTTAGCCGACCTTACAAAACGCGACCCCGCCGTCTTGGTAAAATACCGAAGCAAAAAGATAAGAAGCATAGGAAAGTATTCGGAATAA
- the hutH gene encoding histidine ammonia-lyase, with the protein MKVKPVTVTGSSLTIEDVVAVARHGAEVKLSADAKKRIKDSKKIVDDIVKSGKPTYGISTGFGELSTVTITKDQNGALQRNLILSHACGVGNPFPEDIVRAIMLLRLNTHASGFSGVTPSVPDILVDMLNKGVTPHVPEKGSLGASGDLANLAHIALVMIGEGKAYYEGKLMEGKAALAKAGLKPVVLSGKDGLGIINGTPVMSGIGALALHDAEQLLKAANMGASLVFEAFRGITAALDPRIHKSRPHKGQIDTAAFILKMLKGSSSINTRENDVQDPYTLRCVPQVHGASADAIAYVRKVLEVEINAVTDNPLVFPDNNDVISGGNFHGQPIAITMDFLGIAVSELANISERRIERLVNPQLNGGLPAFLIENGGVNSGFMIPQYTAASLVSENKVLAHPASVDSITSSGNKEDHVSMGTTAARKITEIVKNVRHVLAIEWLTAAQACDLRGIKKYGKGTGEMMKLIRKHISKVTEDRILYNDIMKALEIISNDENIEMIEKAIK; encoded by the coding sequence ATGAAGGTAAAACCTGTAACAGTAACCGGCAGCAGTTTAACAATCGAAGACGTTGTAGCTGTTGCCCGCCATGGAGCGGAAGTAAAACTTTCCGCAGATGCAAAAAAAAGAATCAAAGATTCAAAGAAAATTGTAGACGATATCGTAAAAAGCGGTAAGCCTACTTACGGCATTTCGACCGGTTTTGGCGAGCTATCCACGGTAACAATTACCAAGGATCAAAACGGAGCCTTGCAGAGGAACTTAATTTTAAGTCATGCCTGTGGTGTAGGTAATCCCTTCCCCGAAGACATAGTACGTGCTATCATGCTTTTAAGATTAAACACACATGCAAGCGGTTTTTCGGGAGTAACTCCTTCCGTGCCGGATATCCTTGTCGATATGCTCAATAAGGGTGTAACACCTCATGTGCCCGAAAAGGGGTCGTTAGGTGCAAGCGGCGACTTGGCAAACCTTGCCCACATCGCTCTCGTAATGATAGGAGAGGGAAAGGCCTATTATGAAGGCAAGCTTATGGAAGGAAAGGCGGCTCTTGCAAAGGCCGGTTTAAAGCCCGTCGTCCTTTCGGGAAAAGACGGTCTCGGTATTATTAACGGAACTCCTGTAATGTCCGGTATCGGTGCCTTAGCCTTGCATGATGCAGAGCAGCTTTTAAAGGCTGCAAACATGGGTGCTTCGCTGGTATTTGAAGCCTTTAGAGGTATTACAGCCGCCCTCGACCCCAGAATCCATAAATCCCGCCCTCACAAGGGCCAAATTGATACGGCCGCCTTTATCCTTAAAATGTTGAAAGGCAGCTCTTCTATCAATACAAGAGAAAATGACGTTCAAGACCCGTACACTTTGCGCTGCGTTCCTCAGGTACACGGAGCAAGCGCCGATGCGATTGCCTATGTGCGCAAGGTTTTAGAGGTTGAAATAAATGCCGTAACAGACAATCCGCTCGTATTCCCCGATAACAACGACGTTATCTCAGGCGGAAACTTCCACGGTCAGCCCATCGCTATTACCATGGACTTCTTAGGAATCGCCGTAAGCGAACTTGCAAACATAAGCGAGCGCCGAATCGAACGCCTTGTAAACCCGCAGTTAAACGGAGGCCTTCCTGCCTTCTTAATAGAAAACGGCGGAGTAAATTCAGGCTTTATGATCCCTCAATATACGGCGGCCTCCCTTGTTTCGGAAAACAAGGTATTGGCTCATCCTGCCAGTGTTGACTCCATTACCTCATCAGGAAATAAGGAAGACCACGTAAGTATGGGAACAACCGCTGCCCGAAAAATAACCGAAATCGTTAAAAACGTACGCCATGTTCTTGCTATTGAGTGGCTTACGGCTGCTCAAGCCTGCGATTTACGCGGCATCAAAAAATACGGCAAGGGAACAGGAGAGATGATGAAGCTTATTCGAAAGCATATCTCCAAGGTTACCGAAGACCGCATTCTTTATAACGATATCATGAAGGCTCTTGAGATTATTTCAAATGATGAAAACATCGAAATGATTGAAAAGGCGATTAAGTAA
- a CDS encoding permease, whose product MSSFIITTNTVFLSILLQALPFMLLGILISSILHIFISDNFIVKIFPNKHGLGFLTAIFGGLFFPVCECATVPILSGLVKKGVAMPIAITFMLAAPILNPISIMATLYAFPENPMVAVYRILFGIITAASIGCLLLFYPKNEYLKEEIETHTHHCSCGCSHDVQKNSFFENLKNMFLHTGTEFFNVGPYLILGALITALIRAGIPSDFFTGVNEPHSLGGILIMMLFAFIFSACSTSDAFIARSFYGSFSLFSIMGFLVYGPMMDLKNIFMLLSIFKKRFVIELTVIITIMNVIFISAMGFVFL is encoded by the coding sequence ATGTCTAGTTTTATAATTACAACCAATACAGTTTTTTTAAGTATCCTGCTCCAAGCCCTTCCATTCATGCTTTTGGGAATACTTATATCGTCGATTCTCCATATTTTTATTTCGGATAATTTTATCGTTAAAATTTTTCCGAATAAGCACGGACTTGGATTTTTGACGGCAATTTTCGGCGGTTTATTTTTTCCGGTATGCGAATGCGCAACTGTTCCAATACTTTCAGGTCTTGTAAAAAAAGGAGTTGCTATGCCTATAGCAATAACCTTTATGCTCGCAGCCCCTATTTTAAACCCTATTTCAATAATGGCAACTCTTTATGCCTTCCCTGAAAATCCCATGGTTGCAGTGTATAGAATACTCTTCGGCATAATAACGGCTGCATCGATAGGCTGTTTACTTTTATTCTATCCTAAAAACGAATACTTAAAAGAAGAAATTGAAACTCATACTCATCATTGCTCATGCGGCTGTTCTCATGATGTACAAAAAAATTCTTTTTTTGAAAATTTAAAGAATATGTTTTTACATACCGGAACGGAATTTTTTAATGTAGGTCCCTATCTGATATTGGGAGCTCTAATAACGGCTTTAATACGAGCAGGCATACCGTCCGATTTTTTTACCGGTGTTAATGAGCCGCATTCTTTGGGAGGCATCTTAATTATGATGCTTTTTGCATTTATTTTTTCTGCATGTTCCACTTCAGATGCATTTATTGCCAGAAGTTTCTACGGCAGTTTTTCCCTCTTTTCAATTATGGGATTTCTTGTATACGGCCCCATGATGGATTTAAAAAATATTTTTATGCTTTTATCGATTTTTAAAAAACGTTTTGTGATAGAATTAACCGTCATCATAACAATTATGAATGTTATTTTTATAAGCGCAATGGGCTTTGTATTTTTATAG